The Thiohalorhabdus sp. Cl-TMA genome includes a window with the following:
- a CDS encoding PIN domain-containing protein: protein MILVDLNVLLDVIQQREPYYRASAAVVEEVIHGKTTAALPAHAVTTLYYIVGRYRDREAAEGVVDWLLRYFSVAAVGRAELLRTRALGSPDFEDAVVAASAEAEGCGAIVTRNVKDFPGSPVEVMTPEEFLMGPE from the coding sequence ATGATCCTGGTCGACCTCAACGTCCTGCTGGATGTCATCCAGCAGCGCGAGCCCTATTACCGCGCCTCGGCGGCGGTGGTGGAGGAGGTCATCCACGGCAAGACAACCGCGGCTTTACCTGCTCATGCGGTTACCACCTTGTATTACATCGTGGGCCGGTACAGGGACCGGGAAGCGGCCGAGGGGGTGGTGGACTGGCTGCTGCGCTATTTTTCGGTCGCGGCGGTGGGACGGGCGGAGCTCCTCCGGACTCGGGCCCTGGGCTCGCCCGATTTCGAGGACGCGGTGGTTGCCGCCTCCGCCGAGGCGGAGGGGTGTGGTGCCATCGTGACCCGGAATGTGAAGGACTTCCCGGGTTCGCCGGTCGAGGTGATGACCCCGGAGGAATTCCTCATGGGGCCGGAATAG
- a CDS encoding DUF6364 family protein has product MPSDTVKLTVRLPREDVEYAKAYARAHGLTVTEVIDRYLRRLRAADERSPSPELEAITGLVPGDVDVEEEYRRHLHEKHSG; this is encoded by the coding sequence ATGCCCTCCGATACCGTTAAGCTCACCGTCCGCTTGCCCCGTGAAGATGTCGAATACGCCAAGGCCTACGCCCGGGCCCACGGTCTGACGGTCACGGAGGTCATCGACCGCTACCTGCGCCGTCTGCGGGCGGCCGATGAGCGCTCGCCTTCTCCGGAGCTGGAGGCGATTACCGGCCTGGTGCCCGGGGACGTGGACGTGGAGGAGGAGTACCGGCGCCATCTCCACGAAAAGCACAGCGGATGA